One segment of Variovorax sp. PAMC28562 DNA contains the following:
- a CDS encoding branched-chain amino acid ABC transporter permease → MNFQIAVLLGQDGITNGAIYALLALSIVLVFTVTRVLLIPQGEFVAYGALTMAAIQAGQPSAVAWLVTLLFAASAAVDVALLLMRSERAVPLRWMFAGKLVYPLLMLLAVYKLPLATMAMPLQIALTLALLVPLGPLLYRLVFQPIADAPALVLLIVSIALHVSMVGVGLLVFGPGGASTTPLVDAIIEVGGVRIKAQTLCVIAVALLLIGALYLMFGRTLYGKALRAAAMNRMGARLMGISPVFAGKATFSLAALIGAMSGVLIAPMTTIYYDSGFIISLKGFIGSIIGGLVSYPIAAIGAVVVGLIEAFSAFYASTYKEIIVFTLIIPVLLWLSLTSKHVEDEE, encoded by the coding sequence ATGAATTTCCAGATTGCAGTTCTCCTGGGCCAGGACGGCATCACCAACGGAGCCATCTACGCGCTGCTGGCCTTGTCGATCGTGCTGGTCTTCACCGTGACGCGCGTGCTCCTGATTCCGCAAGGCGAGTTCGTCGCCTACGGGGCGTTGACGATGGCGGCCATCCAGGCCGGCCAGCCCAGCGCGGTGGCGTGGCTGGTGACGTTGCTGTTCGCGGCTTCGGCCGCGGTGGACGTGGCGCTGCTGCTGATGCGCAGCGAGCGCGCCGTGCCGCTGCGCTGGATGTTCGCGGGCAAGCTGGTCTATCCGTTGCTGATGCTGCTGGCGGTCTACAAGCTGCCGCTCGCCACGATGGCGATGCCGCTGCAGATCGCGTTGACCCTGGCCTTGCTGGTGCCGCTCGGTCCGTTGTTGTACCGGCTGGTGTTTCAGCCGATCGCCGATGCGCCGGCACTGGTGCTGCTGATCGTGTCGATCGCGCTGCATGTGTCGATGGTCGGCGTCGGCCTGCTGGTCTTCGGGCCCGGCGGTGCGAGCACCACGCCACTGGTCGACGCGATCATCGAGGTCGGCGGCGTTCGCATCAAGGCGCAGACGCTGTGCGTGATCGCGGTCGCGTTGCTGCTGATCGGCGCGCTCTACCTGATGTTCGGCCGCACCTTGTACGGCAAGGCGCTGCGGGCCGCGGCGATGAACCGCATGGGCGCACGGCTCATGGGCATCTCGCCAGTGTTCGCCGGCAAGGCCACTTTTTCCCTGGCCGCGCTGATCGGCGCGATGTCGGGCGTGCTCATCGCGCCGATGACCACCATCTACTACGACTCGGGCTTCATCATCAGCCTGAAGGGCTTCATCGGCTCGATCATCGGTGGGCTCGTGAGCTATCCGATCGCAGCCATCGGTGCGGTGGTCGTCGGGCTGATCGAAGCCTTCTCGGCCTTCTATGCCAGCACCTACAAGGAGATCATCGTCTTCACGCTGATCATCCCGGTGCTGCTGTGGCTGTCGCTCACCAGCAAGCACGTGGAGGACGAGGAATGA
- a CDS encoding ABC transporter substrate-binding protein → MPSKPLKSHKSLTALAIFAAIATFAAPVLAQVKIGVVTSSTGPTALVGISQKNTVPLLPTKIGDLTVEYISRDDASDSTNSVTEIKKLISESNIDALIGPSGSPNAMGVIQFIADAGVPMLAPVGTAAVVLPMTEPKKWVFKTTQNDDIIAKALIGQMVKMKVKTLGVIALNDPYGENWVKVVGELAAKNDIKIVATERFLRTDTSVTAQSLKVLAAAPDAVLIAAAGGPTVLPQTTLFDQGYKGQIFQTHGAALPDFLRLGGKKVEGTILAASLMLVLPEIADSNPSKKMAIDYIAAYEKLNGSKPATFGANVYDAGLLLQKAIPIAAQKAKPGTKEFRAALRDALEQTKELVATQGVYTMTAADHSGFDDRGRELITVRDGNWKLLK, encoded by the coding sequence ATGCCCAGCAAACCTCTCAAGTCACACAAGTCCCTGACGGCGCTCGCCATCTTCGCGGCCATCGCAACGTTCGCGGCGCCCGTGCTGGCGCAGGTGAAGATCGGCGTCGTGACATCGTCGACCGGACCGACCGCCCTGGTCGGTATTTCGCAAAAGAACACGGTCCCGCTGCTGCCGACCAAGATCGGTGACCTGACCGTCGAGTACATCTCGCGCGACGACGCCAGCGACTCCACCAACTCGGTGACCGAGATCAAGAAGCTGATCAGCGAGTCGAACATCGACGCGCTCATCGGCCCGAGCGGCTCGCCCAACGCGATGGGCGTGATTCAGTTCATCGCCGATGCCGGTGTGCCCATGCTGGCGCCGGTCGGTACAGCGGCGGTGGTGCTGCCGATGACCGAGCCGAAGAAGTGGGTCTTCAAGACCACGCAGAACGACGACATCATCGCCAAGGCGCTGATCGGCCAGATGGTCAAGATGAAGGTCAAGACGCTCGGCGTCATCGCGCTCAACGATCCGTACGGCGAGAACTGGGTCAAGGTGGTGGGCGAGCTTGCCGCCAAGAACGACATCAAGATCGTCGCGACCGAACGCTTCCTGCGCACCGACACGTCCGTCACCGCGCAGAGCCTGAAGGTGCTTGCCGCTGCCCCGGATGCGGTGCTGATCGCCGCCGCCGGTGGCCCGACCGTGCTGCCGCAGACCACGCTGTTCGACCAGGGCTACAAGGGCCAGATCTTCCAGACGCACGGCGCTGCGCTGCCCGACTTCTTGCGCCTCGGCGGCAAGAAGGTCGAAGGCACCATCCTGGCCGCCAGCCTGATGCTGGTGCTGCCCGAGATCGCCGACAGCAACCCGTCCAAGAAGATGGCCATCGACTACATCGCGGCTTACGAAAAGCTCAACGGCAGCAAGCCCGCCACCTTTGGTGCCAACGTGTACGACGCCGGCCTGCTGCTGCAAAAGGCGATACCCATCGCGGCGCAGAAAGCCAAGCCCGGCACCAAGGAGTTCCGTGCCGCACTGCGCGACGCGCTGGAGCAGACCAAGGAGCTGGTCGCGACGCAGGGCGTCTACACGATGACGGCGGCCGATCACAGCGGCTTCGACGATCGCGGCCGTGAGCTGATCACTGTCAGGGATGGCAACTGGAAGCTGCTGAAGTAA
- a CDS encoding SDR family NAD(P)-dependent oxidoreductase: MSAAPRKVAAVTGGSAGIGQAICEDLLAKGYEVVSLSRRKASIDHPRMHSIEVDLGDRAATGEAAAELVRRFEVDTVVHNAGVIRPALLADVKLADLDALTELHLGCAIQLLQAALPRMRAQHFGRVVLMSSRAAVGLATRTAYSATKAGMLGMARTWALELAADGITVNVVAPGPIRTDMFYDLVEEGSDKERALAASVPVKRLGESADVARAVGFFVDPANGFVTGQVLYVCGGTSVGSLAL, translated from the coding sequence GTGAGCGCAGCGCCGCGCAAGGTCGCCGCAGTCACCGGCGGCAGCGCCGGCATCGGCCAGGCCATCTGCGAAGACTTGCTGGCCAAAGGCTACGAGGTCGTGTCGCTGTCGCGCCGCAAGGCGAGCATCGACCATCCGCGCATGCACAGCATCGAGGTCGACTTGGGCGACAGGGCTGCAACCGGCGAGGCCGCGGCCGAATTGGTGCGCCGCTTCGAGGTCGATACGGTGGTTCACAACGCCGGTGTGATTCGCCCTGCGTTGCTCGCCGACGTCAAGCTGGCCGATCTCGATGCGCTGACCGAATTGCACCTCGGCTGTGCGATTCAGCTGCTGCAGGCCGCATTGCCACGCATGCGCGCACAGCACTTCGGTCGCGTCGTCTTGATGTCGTCGCGCGCCGCGGTCGGCCTCGCCACGCGCACGGCCTATTCAGCCACCAAGGCCGGCATGCTGGGCATGGCGCGCACCTGGGCGCTGGAACTCGCGGCCGACGGCATCACGGTGAACGTGGTGGCGCCAGGACCGATTCGCACCGACATGTTCTACGACTTGGTGGAAGAGGGCAGCGACAAGGAGCGTGCATTGGCCGCTTCGGTGCCGGTCAAGCGGCTGGGCGAATCGGCCGACGTGGCACGCGCGGTGGGCTTCTTCGTCGACCCTGCCAATGGATTCGTCACCGGCCAGGTGCTGTACGTTTGCGGCGGCACCAGTGTCGGCAGCCTCGCCTTGTGA
- a CDS encoding cyclase family protein, translated as MSKDNMTINTPSLSAAEILGGLVSAMSTGRIRVIDLTQTLTPEFPQIALPPEMGQCWPFRIEEVSKYDERGPAWYWNNFSCGEHTGTHFDAPIHWISGRDLPNNSVDTIPVQNFVAPACVIDCSTDVQSNDDYLLSVADIERYEAAHGRIPKGAWVLMRTDWSKRADPEAYQNFDETGQHTPGPSTEAVRFLVEQRDVLGFGSEAIGTDAGQGYHLRPPYPCHYYMHGAGRYGLQCLCNLDLLPPAGAVLICPPLKIEKGSGSPLRVLALIGVGS; from the coding sequence ATGAGCAAAGACAACATGACGATAAACACCCCATCGCTCTCCGCCGCCGAAATACTGGGTGGCCTGGTGAGCGCGATGAGCACCGGCCGCATCCGCGTGATCGACCTCACGCAGACGCTCACACCCGAGTTTCCGCAGATCGCGCTGCCGCCCGAAATGGGCCAGTGCTGGCCCTTTCGCATTGAGGAAGTGTCCAAGTACGACGAGCGCGGCCCGGCCTGGTACTGGAACAACTTTTCTTGCGGCGAGCACACCGGCACGCACTTCGATGCACCGATCCACTGGATCTCCGGGCGCGACCTGCCCAACAACTCGGTCGACACGATTCCGGTGCAGAACTTCGTCGCACCCGCCTGCGTGATCGACTGCTCGACCGACGTGCAGTCGAACGACGACTACCTGTTGAGCGTCGCCGACATCGAGCGCTACGAAGCCGCACACGGCCGCATTCCGAAGGGCGCGTGGGTGCTGATGCGCACCGATTGGTCCAAGCGCGCCGACCCCGAGGCTTATCAAAACTTCGACGAAACCGGCCAGCACACGCCCGGCCCGAGTACCGAGGCCGTCCGCTTCCTCGTAGAGCAGCGCGACGTGCTGGGCTTCGGCTCCGAAGCCATCGGCACCGATGCCGGGCAGGGCTACCACCTGCGTCCACCGTACCCGTGCCACTACTACATGCACGGTGCGGGTCGCTACGGGTTGCAATGCCTTTGCAACCTCGACCTGTTGCCGCCGGCCGGCGCGGTGCTGATCTGTCCGCCGCTCAAGATCGAGAAGGGCAGCGGCAGTCCGTTGCGCGTACTCGCCTTGATTGGGGTTGGCTCGTGA
- a CDS encoding SDR family NAD(P)-dependent oxidoreductase: protein MTMPFIHPPRKNPVLRTRQMNLPPWARGRVALGITAAAAEGRFELQVCDDCGTVQYPPREVCHKCLSVSLRWREQSGEGALLATTTLHHSNDLYFRERLPWRLGLVHLDAGPTLMVHLHGEVDEVDKAPTRVRVGARLDRAGQAVLIGFPNEGSAYMADDKMLREMTSDPKFRKVLVTDGKTEVGQALVRALVKAGADIVWVGHAEPWKKLGGLDDISALPQVTLVPLDLTNGRAVTELAGEIGGKVDIVINNAEVHRTFGIGARRGTDAAKAEMDINYFGLLRLAQEFGPVLKGRAADGQTGATAWVNLLSVYALSNFPPHGTFSASKAAALSLSQCLRAELRPAGIRVINVFPGPIDDDWNQQMPAPKLAPDTLANAIVKALRDGVEDIYPGDVAQEWLERWRDNPKILERELAAGGS from the coding sequence ATGACGATGCCCTTCATCCATCCGCCGCGCAAGAACCCGGTGCTGCGCACCCGGCAGATGAACCTGCCGCCGTGGGCACGCGGCCGCGTCGCGCTCGGCATCACTGCCGCAGCCGCGGAGGGCCGGTTCGAACTGCAGGTCTGCGACGACTGCGGCACGGTGCAATACCCGCCGCGCGAGGTCTGCCACAAGTGCCTGTCTGTCAGCCTGCGCTGGCGCGAACAAAGCGGCGAGGGCGCCCTGCTCGCGACGACCACGCTGCATCACAGCAACGACCTGTACTTTCGCGAGCGCCTGCCGTGGCGACTGGGCCTGGTGCATCTCGATGCCGGCCCGACGCTCATGGTGCATCTGCACGGCGAAGTGGACGAAGTCGACAAAGCTCCCACCCGCGTGCGCGTCGGCGCCCGGCTCGACCGCGCGGGGCAGGCCGTGCTCATTGGTTTTCCGAACGAAGGAAGTGCTTATATGGCCGACGACAAGATGCTGCGTGAAATGACCAGCGACCCCAAGTTCCGCAAGGTTCTGGTGACCGACGGCAAGACCGAAGTGGGGCAGGCGCTGGTGCGCGCGCTGGTCAAGGCCGGTGCCGACATCGTCTGGGTCGGTCATGCCGAACCGTGGAAGAAGCTGGGCGGACTGGACGACATCTCGGCGCTGCCGCAAGTCACGCTGGTGCCGCTCGACCTGACCAACGGCCGGGCCGTGACCGAGCTGGCCGGCGAGATCGGTGGCAAGGTCGACATCGTGATCAACAACGCCGAGGTACACCGCACCTTCGGCATCGGGGCACGCCGTGGCACCGACGCGGCCAAGGCGGAGATGGACATCAACTACTTCGGCCTGCTGCGGCTGGCGCAGGAGTTCGGCCCGGTGCTCAAGGGGCGCGCGGCCGATGGGCAGACCGGTGCGACCGCGTGGGTCAACCTGCTGTCGGTCTATGCGCTCAGCAACTTTCCGCCGCACGGCACCTTCAGCGCTTCGAAGGCGGCGGCCCTGTCGCTGTCGCAGTGCCTGCGCGCCGAGTTGAGGCCGGCCGGCATTCGCGTGATCAACGTGTTCCCCGGCCCGATCGACGACGACTGGAACCAGCAGATGCCCGCGCCCAAGCTGGCCCCCGACACGCTGGCCAACGCCATCGTGAAGGCACTGCGCGACGGCGTGGAAGACATCTATCCCGGCGACGTGGCGCAGGAGTGGCTCGAACGCTGGCGCGACAACCCCAAGATTCTCGAGCGCGAGCTGGCCGCGGGCGGCAGCTGA
- a CDS encoding thiolase family protein, with amino-acid sequence MTTVKRRQSYAGVAVAVPVTVPYERYSTRTAHWFLGRAVDALVQSSGIKKEQIDGFCVSSFSLAPDTAVGLTQHLGLSPRWLDHVPTGGASGVMCLRRAARAVQSGDADIVACVAGDTNHVDSFRQTLGAFSNFSRDATYPYGAGGPNSVFAFITANYMRTFGATREDFGRIAVDQRTNALKNPHAMFKKPLTLEAYMAARPISDPIHLFDCVMPCAGGEAFLVMGEERARDLGLPHALVHGAIERHNAYADDPIMVRGGWRMDRDDLYAQAAVKPSDIDFVQTYDDYPVIVMMQFEDLGFCDKGEGPAFTRANTMTHDGSFPNNTSGGQLSAGQAGAAGGFLGMTEAIRQLTGDAGDRAVSDAQLGLVAGFGMVTYDRCLCTGAVILGRGLGRGEGRS; translated from the coding sequence ATGACAACCGTAAAACGCCGCCAGTCCTATGCAGGCGTAGCCGTGGCCGTCCCGGTGACCGTCCCCTACGAGCGCTACTCCACCCGCACGGCCCACTGGTTCCTCGGCCGCGCAGTCGATGCACTGGTCCAGTCCAGCGGCATCAAGAAAGAACAGATCGACGGCTTCTGCGTCAGCAGCTTTTCATTGGCACCCGACACCGCCGTCGGCCTCACCCAGCACCTCGGCCTCTCGCCCCGTTGGCTCGACCACGTACCCACAGGCGGCGCATCCGGCGTGATGTGCCTGCGCCGCGCCGCGCGCGCCGTGCAGTCGGGCGATGCCGATATCGTGGCCTGCGTGGCCGGGGACACCAACCATGTCGACTCCTTTCGCCAGACCCTCGGCGCCTTCAGCAACTTCTCGCGCGACGCGACCTATCCGTATGGCGCGGGCGGCCCCAACTCGGTGTTCGCCTTCATCACCGCCAACTACATGCGCACCTTCGGCGCCACCCGCGAAGACTTTGGCCGTATCGCGGTCGACCAGCGGACCAACGCGCTGAAGAACCCGCATGCGATGTTCAAGAAGCCGCTCACGCTCGAGGCTTACATGGCGGCGCGCCCGATCTCCGACCCGATCCATCTGTTCGACTGCGTCATGCCCTGTGCCGGCGGCGAAGCATTCCTCGTCATGGGCGAGGAGCGGGCACGCGACCTCGGCCTGCCGCACGCGCTGGTGCACGGCGCCATCGAGCGTCACAACGCGTATGCAGACGATCCGATCATGGTGCGCGGCGGCTGGCGCATGGACCGCGACGATCTCTATGCGCAGGCCGCGGTGAAACCATCGGACATCGACTTCGTGCAGACCTACGACGACTACCCGGTGATCGTGATGATGCAGTTCGAGGACCTCGGTTTTTGCGACAAGGGCGAGGGCCCGGCCTTCACGCGCGCGAACACGATGACGCACGACGGCAGCTTTCCCAACAACACCAGCGGCGGGCAACTGTCGGCTGGCCAGGCCGGCGCGGCGGGCGGCTTTCTCGGCATGACTGAGGCGATTCGTCAGCTCACCGGCGACGCGGGCGACCGTGCCGTGTCCGATGCGCAGTTGGGCCTGGTGGCGGGCTTCGGCATGGTCACTTACGACCGCTGCCTGTGCACCGGCGCCGTGATCCTCGGCCGTGGTCTTGGCCGCGGGGAAGGGCGCTCATGA
- a CDS encoding AMP-binding protein gives MSTVHDVFSATAARTPGAEFLFTESVTAAAYGIAAGAIRWSDAAAEVARMRTAYAAAGYGHGHRIGLLLENRPAFLFHWFALNALGASVVPINADMRSAELSYLIGHSEIGLAVTLPERAADLQAAAALADVAFETMGPDDAMPAAKTVAPRAAEPIGADTECALLYTSGTTGRPKGCILSNAYFVNAGEWYAALDGVCSVRRDTERVMTPLPLTHMNAMACSTMVVLVAGGCLVQLDRFHPKSWLQSACESGATIVHYLGVMPAMLLSAPPSPADRDHAIRWGFGAGVDRKNHAPFEVRFGFTLVEAWAMTETGVAACIMANHEPRLVGESCFGRQESFVEIKLMDDQGNDAAVGTPGELLVRSTGTDPRRAFFSGYLKDEKATNEAWAGGWFHTGDLVRRDAEGNFFFVDRKKNVIRRSGENISAVEVESVLNQHPAVKSSAVAATPDAVRGDEVLACIVLREDADQSAKQQIAASIVDHALAQLAYYKAPGYIAFIDALPLTPSQKIQRGELRALALSLPSQPNCIDTRSMKKRQG, from the coding sequence ATGAGCACGGTTCACGATGTCTTTTCGGCGACGGCGGCACGCACGCCCGGTGCGGAGTTCCTGTTCACCGAGTCGGTCACAGCCGCGGCGTATGGCATCGCGGCGGGAGCGATCCGCTGGAGCGACGCCGCCGCTGAAGTCGCGCGCATGCGTACGGCGTATGCCGCAGCCGGCTACGGCCACGGTCATCGCATCGGCTTGCTGCTGGAGAACCGACCCGCCTTCCTGTTCCATTGGTTCGCGCTCAATGCCTTGGGTGCGAGCGTGGTGCCCATCAACGCCGACATGCGCTCGGCCGAGCTGAGCTACCTGATCGGCCACAGCGAGATCGGGCTCGCCGTGACGCTGCCCGAACGTGCCGCCGACCTGCAGGCCGCCGCCGCACTGGCCGACGTGGCCTTCGAGACGATGGGCCCCGACGACGCGATGCCCGCCGCCAAAACCGTCGCACCGCGTGCTGCCGAGCCGATCGGCGCCGACACCGAATGCGCGCTGCTCTACACCTCGGGCACCACCGGTCGCCCCAAGGGCTGCATCCTGAGCAACGCCTACTTCGTCAACGCGGGCGAGTGGTACGCCGCGCTGGACGGCGTCTGCAGCGTGCGCCGCGACACCGAACGCGTGATGACGCCGCTACCGCTGACGCACATGAACGCGATGGCCTGCTCCACGATGGTGGTGCTGGTCGCAGGCGGCTGCCTGGTGCAACTCGACCGCTTCCATCCAAAAAGCTGGCTGCAAAGCGCATGCGAAAGCGGTGCGACCATCGTCCACTACCTCGGCGTGATGCCCGCGATGCTGCTGTCGGCGCCGCCATCGCCCGCCGACCGTGACCACGCGATCCGTTGGGGTTTTGGCGCCGGTGTCGACCGCAAGAACCACGCACCGTTCGAAGTGCGCTTCGGCTTCACGCTGGTCGAGGCATGGGCCATGACCGAGACCGGCGTCGCCGCCTGCATCATGGCCAACCACGAGCCTCGACTCGTCGGCGAAAGCTGCTTCGGCCGACAAGAGTCGTTCGTCGAAATCAAGCTCATGGACGACCAGGGCAACGACGCCGCAGTCGGCACACCGGGCGAACTGCTGGTGCGCTCAACCGGCACCGATCCACGCCGCGCTTTTTTCTCCGGCTACCTCAAAGACGAGAAAGCCACCAACGAAGCCTGGGCCGGCGGCTGGTTCCACACCGGCGACCTGGTTCGGCGCGATGCAGAAGGCAACTTCTTCTTCGTCGATCGCAAGAAGAACGTGATCCGTCGCAGCGGCGAGAACATCTCGGCCGTCGAGGTCGAAAGCGTGCTCAACCAGCACCCCGCCGTCAAATCCTCCGCCGTCGCAGCGACTCCCGACGCCGTGCGCGGAGACGAAGTGCTCGCCTGCATCGTGTTGCGAGAAGACGCCGACCAGTCTGCCAAACAACAGATTGCCGCGAGCATCGTCGACCATGCCTTGGCCCAACTCGCGTACTACAAGGCACCGGGCTATATCGCCTTCATCGACGCCTTGCCACTCACGCCGTCACAGAAGATTCAGCGCGGCGAGCTGCGTGCGCTGGCTCTGAGCTTGCCATCGCAGCCGAACTGCATCGATACGCGGTCCATGAAGAAGCGGCAGGGCTGA
- a CDS encoding aromatic-ring-hydroxylating dioxygenase subunit beta: protein MANETQITRQDLIDFVVNEAHLLDTRRYEEWNALFTDDAFYWVPLVPDQEDGINHTSHMYEDKLLRDLRIERLKSPRAFSQQPRSRCHHLLQVPVIEQFDADAGRFVMRTEFHYTESQGDELQFYVGTFFHHLTVHEGALRITLKRVNLLNCDAALPAVQLFI from the coding sequence ATGGCCAACGAGACTCAAATCACTCGCCAGGACCTGATCGACTTCGTCGTGAACGAAGCGCATCTGCTCGACACGCGTCGCTACGAAGAGTGGAACGCGCTCTTCACCGACGACGCCTTCTACTGGGTGCCGCTGGTGCCCGATCAGGAAGACGGCATCAACCACACCTCGCACATGTACGAGGACAAGCTGTTGCGCGACCTGAGGATCGAGCGCCTCAAGAGCCCGCGCGCGTTCTCGCAACAGCCGCGCAGCCGCTGCCACCACTTGCTCCAAGTGCCAGTGATCGAGCAATTCGACGCAGATGCGGGCCGCTTTGTGATGCGCACCGAGTTCCATTACACCGAGTCGCAGGGCGATGAGCTTCAGTTCTACGTGGGCACCTTCTTCCATCATCTGACCGTGCACGAAGGCGCCTTGCGCATTACGCTTAAGCGCGTCAACCTGCTCAACTGCGACGCGGCATTGCCGGCGGTGCAACTCTTCATATGA
- a CDS encoding aromatic ring-hydroxylating dioxygenase subunit alpha: MTSYRDNPDAVRALVRNDQVHRDLYTSQELFELEQEHFFANTWNYVGHESQLPKSGDWITNEIAGRPLIVVRHTDGAVRAMMNRCAHKGSRLVSASCGNTGKFFRCPYHAWTFKTDGALLAIPLKAGYENTALHECESAKGLTTLKQVRTHRGFIFVKINDAGPDFDEYFGDSLSSIDNMADRSPEGELEIAGGCLRFMHQCNWKMFVENLNDTMHPMVAHESSAGTAKRMWADQPADAPKPMAVEQFVPFMSDYKFFDDMGIRTYDNGHSFTGVHFSIHSKYAAIPEYDDAMKARFGAEKTAQILGMARHNTVYYPNLTIKGAIQSIRVIKPIAADKTLVESWTFRLKGAPPELLQRTTMYNRLINSPFSVVGHDDLQAYRGMQAGLQASGNEWVSLHRDYDASELKGGEITTGGTSELPMRNQYRSWVERMTETM; the protein is encoded by the coding sequence ATGACCTCTTACCGCGACAACCCCGACGCCGTGCGCGCGCTGGTGCGCAACGACCAGGTGCATCGCGACCTCTACACCAGCCAGGAGTTGTTCGAACTGGAGCAGGAGCACTTCTTCGCCAACACCTGGAACTACGTGGGCCACGAGAGCCAGTTGCCCAAGTCGGGCGACTGGATCACCAACGAAATCGCCGGCCGGCCGTTGATCGTCGTGCGCCACACCGACGGGGCCGTGCGCGCCATGATGAACCGCTGCGCCCACAAAGGCTCGCGACTGGTGAGCGCGTCGTGCGGCAACACCGGCAAGTTCTTTCGCTGCCCGTACCACGCCTGGACCTTCAAGACAGACGGCGCCTTGCTCGCCATCCCGCTGAAGGCCGGTTATGAAAATACGGCCCTGCACGAGTGCGAATCGGCCAAGGGCCTCACCACGCTGAAGCAGGTGCGCACCCACCGCGGCTTCATCTTCGTGAAGATCAACGATGCCGGGCCGGACTTCGACGAATACTTCGGCGACTCGCTGAGTTCCATCGACAACATGGCCGACCGCTCGCCCGAAGGTGAGCTGGAAATAGCGGGCGGGTGCCTGCGCTTCATGCACCAGTGCAACTGGAAGATGTTCGTCGAGAACCTCAACGACACGATGCATCCGATGGTCGCGCACGAGTCTTCGGCCGGCACCGCCAAGCGCATGTGGGCCGACCAGCCTGCCGATGCGCCCAAGCCCATGGCCGTCGAGCAATTCGTGCCCTTCATGTCGGACTACAAGTTCTTCGACGACATGGGTATTCGCACCTACGACAACGGCCACAGCTTCACCGGCGTGCACTTCAGCATCCACAGCAAGTACGCGGCGATTCCCGAGTACGACGACGCGATGAAGGCGCGTTTTGGGGCAGAAAAGACGGCGCAGATCCTTGGCATGGCACGGCACAACACCGTGTATTACCCGAACCTCACGATCAAGGGCGCGATCCAGTCGATCCGGGTGATCAAGCCGATCGCGGCCGACAAGACGCTGGTGGAAAGCTGGACCTTTCGCCTCAAAGGCGCGCCGCCCGAACTGCTGCAGCGCACGACGATGTACAACCGCCTCATCAACTCGCCGTTCTCCGTCGTGGGGCACGACGACTTGCAGGCGTATCGCGGCATGCAGGCCGGTTTGCAAGCCAGCGGCAACGAGTGGGTGAGCCTGCATCGCGACTACGACGCGTCGGAGTTGAAGGGCGGCGAGATCACGACGGGTGGCACGAGTGAATTACCGATGCGCAACCAGTACAGAAGCTGGGTAGAACGTATGACGGAGACCATGTAA
- a CDS encoding PDR/VanB family oxidoreductase yields MTTSAVPTATLELRVAEARELNPLIRLLRLRRDDGRALPGFAAGAHIRVQVSLPDGKTDWRHYSLINFATERNATVAPAEYVIAVRKEADGRGGSRFMHERLKQGDTLAIEAPKNDFPLHTGPGGSVLVAGGIGVTPLATMAARRRAEGAEVRMHYAGRSRDHMAFLPELQALLGDDLQVHADAEAGTPLDIEALLNDVPTGDRLYVCGPKVMLDAVLVHTQARGWEHDRVHFELFTETAMEEGDQPFEVELAQSGQRFTVAADQTLLDCLIDNGCDPMFDCKRGECGVCVVQVIEGEIDHRDYVLTAREKAQGDVMQMCISRAKGARLVIDL; encoded by the coding sequence ATGACTACTTCGGCAGTACCCACCGCCACGCTCGAGCTTCGCGTTGCCGAGGCGCGCGAACTCAATCCGCTGATCCGGCTGCTGCGTTTGCGGCGCGACGACGGCAGGGCATTGCCCGGCTTCGCTGCCGGCGCACACATCCGCGTGCAGGTGTCGTTGCCCGACGGCAAGACCGACTGGCGCCACTATTCGTTGATCAACTTCGCGACCGAGCGCAACGCCACCGTGGCACCGGCGGAGTACGTGATCGCCGTACGCAAGGAGGCCGATGGCCGCGGCGGCTCGCGCTTCATGCACGAGCGATTGAAACAGGGCGACACGCTCGCCATCGAAGCACCGAAGAACGACTTTCCGCTGCACACCGGCCCGGGAGGATCGGTGCTGGTGGCCGGCGGCATCGGCGTGACGCCACTGGCGACCATGGCCGCGCGCCGCCGTGCCGAGGGCGCAGAAGTTCGAATGCATTACGCCGGCCGCAGCCGCGACCACATGGCCTTCCTGCCTGAGCTGCAAGCGCTTTTGGGCGACGACCTGCAGGTGCATGCCGACGCCGAAGCCGGTACGCCGCTGGACATCGAGGCGCTGTTGAACGACGTACCGACCGGCGATCGTCTCTACGTCTGCGGCCCCAAGGTGATGCTCGACGCCGTGCTCGTCCATACGCAGGCGCGCGGCTGGGAACACGATCGCGTGCATTTCGAGCTCTTCACCGAAACCGCGATGGAGGAGGGCGATCAACCCTTCGAAGTGGAACTCGCGCAATCAGGCCAGCGCTTCACCGTGGCGGCCGACCAGACACTGCTCGACTGCCTGATCGACAACGGCTGCGACCCGATGTTCGACTGCAAGCGCGGCGAATGCGGCGTGTGTGTGGTGCAGGTGATCGAAGGCGAAATCGACCATCGCGACTACGTTCTGACCGCCCGCGAGAAGGCGCAGGGAGATGTCATGCAGATGTGCATCTCGCGCGCCAAAGGTGCGCGGCTCGTGATCGACCTTTGA